A single window of Rhizobium indicum DNA harbors:
- a CDS encoding CTP synthase has product MARYVFITGGVVSSLGKGIAAAALGALLQARGYRVRLRKLDPYLNVDPGTMSPTQHGEVFVTDDGAETDLDLGHYERFTGRSATKTDNITTGRIYKNIIDKERRGDYLGATVQVIPHVTNEIKDFVIEGNDDYDFVICEIGGTVGDIEAMPFMEAIRQLGNDLPRGTAVYVHLTLMPYIPAAGELKTKPTQHSVKELQALGIHPDILLVRADREIPEAERRKLSLFCNVRPSAVIQALDVANIYDVPIAYHKEGLDDEVLAAFGIEPAPKPRLDPWEEVCNRIRTPEGEVTIAIVGKYTGLKDAYKSLIEALHHGGIANRVKVNLEWIESEVFEKEDPAPYLEKVHGILVPGGFGERGSEGKIHAARFARERKVPYFGICFGMQMAVIEAARNLADVSGASSTEFGPTKEPVVGLMTEWVKGNELQKRTAAGDLGGTMRLGAYKAALKKGTKISDIYGSTDISERHRHRYEVNIDYKDRLENCGLVFSGMSPDGVLPETIEYPDHPWFIGVQYHPELKSRPLDPHPLFASFIEAATEQSRLV; this is encoded by the coding sequence ATGGCGCGATACGTATTCATCACTGGCGGCGTGGTTTCCTCTCTCGGAAAAGGAATTGCGGCCGCGGCTCTCGGAGCGTTGCTGCAGGCCCGTGGATATCGGGTTCGGCTTCGCAAGCTCGACCCCTATCTGAACGTGGACCCGGGCACGATGAGCCCGACCCAGCACGGCGAGGTCTTCGTCACCGACGACGGCGCGGAAACCGATCTCGATCTCGGTCACTACGAACGCTTTACGGGGCGTTCGGCGACCAAGACCGACAACATCACCACCGGCCGCATCTACAAGAACATCATCGACAAGGAACGGCGCGGCGACTATCTCGGCGCGACCGTGCAGGTCATCCCGCACGTCACCAACGAGATCAAGGATTTCGTCATCGAGGGCAATGACGACTACGATTTCGTCATCTGCGAGATCGGCGGCACGGTCGGCGACATCGAAGCGATGCCGTTCATGGAAGCGATCCGCCAGCTCGGCAACGACCTGCCGCGCGGTACCGCCGTCTACGTTCACCTGACGCTGATGCCCTATATTCCGGCGGCCGGCGAACTCAAGACCAAGCCGACGCAGCATTCGGTGAAGGAACTGCAGGCACTCGGCATTCATCCCGATATCCTGCTGGTGCGCGCCGACCGGGAAATTCCGGAAGCCGAACGCCGCAAGCTCTCGTTGTTCTGCAACGTTCGCCCGTCCGCCGTCATTCAGGCGCTCGACGTCGCCAACATCTACGATGTGCCGATCGCCTACCACAAGGAAGGCCTCGACGACGAAGTGCTCGCGGCCTTCGGTATCGAGCCGGCGCCGAAGCCGCGGCTCGACCCGTGGGAAGAGGTCTGCAACCGCATCCGCACGCCGGAGGGCGAGGTGACGATCGCGATCGTCGGCAAATATACCGGCCTCAAGGATGCCTATAAGTCGCTGATCGAGGCGCTGCATCACGGCGGCATCGCCAATCGCGTCAAGGTCAACCTCGAATGGATCGAGTCCGAGGTCTTCGAAAAGGAAGATCCGGCGCCCTATCTGGAAAAGGTGCACGGCATCCTCGTGCCCGGCGGCTTCGGTGAACGCGGTTCGGAAGGCAAGATCCACGCTGCCCGCTTTGCCCGCGAGCGCAAGGTGCCGTATTTCGGGATCTGCTTCGGCATGCAGATGGCGGTCATCGAGGCGGCGCGCAATCTCGCCGACGTGTCCGGTGCCTCCTCGACCGAATTCGGCCCGACGAAAGAGCCGGTAGTGGGCCTGATGACCGAATGGGTCAAGGGCAACGAGTTGCAGAAGCGCACGGCAGCCGGGGATCTCGGCGGCACGATGCGCCTCGGCGCCTACAAGGCGGCGCTGAAGAAGGGCACGAAGATCTCGGATATCTACGGTTCCACCGATATTTCCGAGCGTCATCGCCACCGCTACGAGGTCAATATCGACTACAAGGATCGGCTCGAAAACTGCGGCCTGGTCTTTTCCGGCATGTCGCCGGACGGCGTTCTGCCGGAGACGATCGAATATCCGGATCATCCCTGGTTCATCGGCGTGCAGTACCACCCGGAACTGAAGAGCCGGCCGCTCGACCCGCATCCGCTATTTGCCAGCTTCATAGAAGCGGCGACGGAACAGAGCCGTCTCGTCTGA
- a CDS encoding SRPBCC family protein, translating to MTPSRSTTVSRFIAAPRERIYRAFLDADAVATWLPPDTMKGIVHAFEGREGGAFSMSLVYPDDEASQPGKTSDKTDRFEGRFAKLVPDENIVWATVFDSEDEGFSGEMTVSTMLSTADGGTNVTMVSDNIPSGIRLEDNEEGCRSTLDKLAAFVGG from the coding sequence ATGACCCCTTCACGCAGCACGACCGTCTCACGCTTCATCGCAGCGCCGCGCGAGCGCATCTACCGCGCCTTCCTCGATGCCGATGCGGTCGCCACCTGGCTTCCGCCTGATACGATGAAGGGCATCGTCCATGCCTTCGAGGGCAGGGAAGGCGGCGCCTTCAGCATGTCGCTCGTCTATCCCGACGACGAGGCATCGCAACCGGGCAAGACCTCCGACAAGACGGACAGGTTCGAAGGGCGCTTTGCCAAGCTCGTGCCGGATGAAAACATCGTCTGGGCTACGGTCTTCGATTCCGAGGACGAGGGCTTTTCCGGCGAGATGACCGTCAGCACGATGTTGTCGACTGCGGATGGAGGCACCAATGTGACGATGGTCAGTGACAATATTCCGTCCGGGATCCGCCTCGAAGACAATGAGGAAGGGTGCCGCTCGACGCTCGACAAGCTGGCTGCTTTCGTCGGCGGTTGA
- a CDS encoding citrate synthase/methylcitrate synthase → MKNGLEDVIAAETQLSDVDGEAGRLIIRGVSLDHLVADGTYEGVAALLLDGLMEKGFDEAELRDWLAQARTRIFGHIKAADTALLALPPVDAMRALIARLPDGEDFDTALSLLAAPAVFLPAILRMQSGKRAIAPNASLPQAADILRMLTGKLPTREQTAALDTYLVTISDHGLNASTFASRVIASTQAGLTSSVLAAVSALKGPLHGGAPGPVLDMLDAIGTAENAYSWLGEALDRGERLMGFGHRIYRVRDPRADALKSALKPLISTGQVNSARGALAEAVEVAALAILKARKPNRPLDVNVEFYTALLLEALGFPREAFTGVFAIGRTVGWLAHAREQALDGRLIRPRSVYIGPLPAAA, encoded by the coding sequence ATGAAAAACGGCTTGGAAGATGTCATTGCTGCCGAAACGCAGCTTTCGGATGTCGATGGCGAAGCGGGACGACTGATCATCCGCGGCGTATCGCTGGATCACCTGGTTGCAGACGGCACCTATGAAGGCGTCGCCGCCCTATTGCTCGATGGGCTGATGGAAAAAGGCTTCGACGAAGCGGAATTGCGCGACTGGTTGGCGCAGGCGCGAACGAGGATTTTCGGCCATATCAAGGCCGCCGATACCGCCCTGCTCGCTCTGCCTCCTGTTGATGCGATGCGGGCGCTGATCGCCCGCCTGCCCGACGGCGAGGATTTCGATACCGCTCTCAGCCTTCTCGCTGCGCCCGCAGTTTTCCTGCCGGCGATCCTTCGCATGCAAAGCGGCAAAAGAGCGATCGCGCCCAACGCCTCGCTGCCGCAGGCGGCCGATATCCTGCGTATGCTGACCGGAAAATTGCCGACCAGGGAGCAGACAGCGGCACTCGACACCTATCTCGTGACGATTTCGGACCATGGCCTCAATGCCTCGACCTTCGCATCGCGCGTCATTGCCTCGACGCAGGCCGGCCTCACCTCTTCCGTACTCGCGGCGGTGAGCGCGCTGAAAGGGCCGCTGCATGGCGGCGCGCCCGGTCCCGTGCTCGACATGCTGGATGCGATCGGAACGGCGGAGAATGCTTACTCGTGGCTCGGCGAAGCGCTCGACCGCGGCGAAAGGCTGATGGGCTTCGGCCACCGCATCTATCGCGTCCGCGATCCGCGCGCCGATGCGCTGAAGAGCGCGCTGAAGCCGCTGATATCAACCGGACAGGTAAACAGCGCCCGCGGCGCTCTGGCGGAAGCCGTGGAGGTCGCTGCATTGGCGATCCTGAAGGCACGCAAGCCGAACCGGCCGCTCGACGTCAATGTCGAGTTTTATACCGCGCTGCTGCTCGAAGCGCTCGGCTTTCCCCGCGAGGCCTTCACCGGCGTCTTCGCGATCGGCCGCACCGTCGGATGGCTGGCCCATGCCCGCGAACAGGCGCTCGACGGCCGGCTGATCCGTCCACGTTCGGTCTATATCGGGCCGCTGCCCGCCGCTGCCTGA
- a CDS encoding citrate synthase: protein MSWLTAEEALQALKTKPQTLYANVSRGRIRAKADPADSRRSLYQATDVQRLAERHAGRRKTETVAAEAIRWGDPVLSSAISTIIGGRLFYRGKDAAGFAEVATLEQTAALLWSGAEPLSSGSGTGHASPSLQAAFLALAGRVTSDLPSLGRSQSALRREASGVLYTVANALAPGPFDQPLHLRLAASWQRPDAADCLRRALVLLADHELNASTFAARVTASAGAALSATVLSGLATLTGPLHGAAWQGVDALIETASALGAEQAICRTLAQGNRLSAFGHPLYPDGDVRALALLSHFPLPPQFAEVREVGEEMVGEKVNVDFALAAMAAAFDLPREAPIIIFSLARSVGWLAHAMEQIHSGELIRPRARYTGPAPETDNRT, encoded by the coding sequence ATGTCTTGGCTGACCGCCGAGGAGGCGCTGCAGGCGCTGAAGACCAAGCCGCAGACGCTTTACGCCAATGTCAGCCGCGGGCGCATCCGCGCCAAGGCGGATCCCGCCGACTCGCGCCGCAGCCTCTACCAGGCCACCGACGTACAGCGGCTTGCCGAACGCCATGCCGGCCGCCGCAAGACCGAAACGGTCGCCGCCGAGGCGATCCGCTGGGGCGATCCGGTTCTGTCGTCGGCAATCTCCACCATCATCGGCGGGCGGCTTTTCTATCGCGGAAAGGATGCTGCCGGTTTCGCTGAAGTCGCGACGCTGGAGCAGACGGCGGCACTGCTCTGGAGCGGCGCGGAGCCACTCTCCTCCGGCAGCGGGACCGGACATGCCTCTCCGTCGCTTCAGGCGGCATTCCTGGCGCTGGCAGGGCGGGTGACATCGGATCTGCCGTCGCTCGGCCGCTCGCAGTCAGCACTTCGCCGTGAAGCAAGCGGGGTTCTCTACACGGTCGCCAATGCGCTGGCGCCTGGGCCTTTCGACCAGCCGCTGCATTTGCGGCTTGCGGCAAGCTGGCAGCGGCCGGATGCTGCCGATTGTCTACGCCGCGCGCTGGTGCTGCTTGCCGATCACGAACTCAACGCTTCAACCTTTGCGGCGCGGGTCACGGCATCGGCGGGTGCAGCCCTTTCGGCCACCGTGCTGTCCGGGCTGGCGACGCTGACAGGGCCGCTGCATGGTGCCGCCTGGCAAGGCGTCGACGCCTTGATCGAGACCGCTTCCGCGCTTGGGGCGGAGCAGGCGATTTGCCGTACGCTTGCCCAGGGCAATCGCCTGTCGGCCTTCGGCCATCCGCTCTATCCCGATGGCGATGTCAGAGCCTTGGCGCTGCTGTCGCACTTCCCTCTGCCGCCGCAGTTTGCCGAAGTCCGGGAAGTGGGCGAGGAGATGGTCGGCGAGAAGGTCAACGTCGATTTTGCGCTTGCCGCAATGGCCGCCGCCTTCGATCTCCCAAGGGAGGCGCCGATCATCATTTTCTCGCTTGCCCGTTCAGTCGGTTGGCTTGCCCATGCAATGGAACAGATCCACAGCGGCGAATTGATCCGGCCGCGGGCGCGTTATACCGGACCGGCGCCTGAAACGGATAATAGAACGTAA
- a CDS encoding FecR domain-containing protein encodes MNTTFRSLLAAALAAGLIPHGAAFAQSAGCTVSRDAGARQVLSCPGGVTVTAEAGAAYSLVDRNRDGSPDSASLRRKAILVDVDNAQHAGGFQVVTPQAIAAVRGTQWAVDVAGGQTSVLVVRGSVAVRRPSGEPVVLSPGEGVDVTAGTEPLVVRRWPAPRAAALLARLGQ; translated from the coding sequence ATGAATACGACGTTTCGCAGCCTGCTTGCCGCCGCACTCGCTGCCGGCCTCATTCCGCATGGGGCGGCCTTTGCGCAGTCTGCCGGCTGCACGGTATCGCGTGATGCCGGCGCCCGCCAGGTGCTCAGTTGTCCCGGCGGCGTCACGGTGACGGCGGAGGCCGGCGCGGCCTACAGCCTCGTCGACCGCAACCGTGACGGCAGCCCCGATTCGGCATCGCTGCGCCGCAAGGCCATTCTCGTCGATGTCGATAATGCCCAGCACGCCGGTGGTTTCCAGGTCGTGACACCGCAGGCGATCGCGGCCGTGCGCGGCACCCAATGGGCTGTCGATGTCGCAGGCGGCCAGACCTCGGTGCTGGTCGTCAGAGGCAGCGTCGCGGTCCGCCGGCCGTCCGGCGAGCCGGTGGTGCTGTCGCCGGGCGAGGGCGTCGACGTTACCGCCGGAACCGAACCCCTCGTCGTGCGTCGCTGGCCGGCGCCGCGCGCCGCTGCCCTTCTTGCCCGTCTCGGCCAATAA
- a CDS encoding CHASE2 domain-containing protein: MNHRLLTVIALLLAGLWGAALGYVNLHAGSGLLDRMEASLADIRSAIVGAKTPPPVVSIVAIDDRTAKAHGYPLDRATLARLANAITALKPKALAIDILLVDPGPEAGDAALTAALRQGPSVIAAAATFAQSRQRVTDVAGDPLAAIPEANQLLLPLSRFAEAAAVGIVNVATDQTGTPRFIPLISRAADRLDPAFPLRAASVALGVDPTIERDAIMLGKLRIPTDIGQRLPVTFYGGHGSIATFSAADALDGKLSPDAVAGRIVVIGSTVTGGGDVFPTPFDPVMPGVEVMSTAITHLVTGDGMVRDRRMRLIDAATAIGLPIVLVSLVAWRRSAAGYVIIVLTLIVWAMLNLSAFAHGYWLSAALPIAAALPPALAYGAAELWLDRGRARHFAEQSALLQRIEAPGLGEWLARDPNFLAAPVRQNAAVIFIDLSGFTGLSENVGPVAVSEMLSGFFELVDEEARAHGGAITSFMGDGAMILFGLPEPADDDAARAAACAVRLCERTRAWLQAHAGFAQKKIGFKVGAHCGPIVASRLGTGDRQQITAAGDTINVGSRLMEVAARHGVELALSAEIVRAAGPDSVLTQSGRMEGPLETALRGRASRIDAWLWRSRTL, from the coding sequence ATGAACCATCGCCTGCTGACCGTGATCGCGCTGCTGCTCGCCGGTCTTTGGGGGGCTGCGCTCGGCTATGTCAATCTCCATGCCGGAAGTGGCCTTCTCGACCGGATGGAGGCCTCGCTTGCCGATATCCGCAGTGCCATCGTCGGGGCGAAGACACCGCCTCCCGTCGTCTCGATCGTCGCGATCGACGACCGTACCGCTAAGGCACACGGCTATCCGCTCGATCGGGCGACACTTGCGCGCCTCGCCAACGCGATCACCGCGTTGAAGCCGAAGGCTCTGGCGATCGACATTCTGCTCGTCGATCCGGGGCCGGAGGCAGGTGATGCGGCGCTGACTGCCGCCCTTCGCCAGGGGCCAAGCGTGATTGCGGCCGCGGCCACTTTTGCGCAAAGCCGCCAGCGGGTCACCGATGTGGCCGGGGATCCGCTTGCCGCCATCCCGGAGGCAAACCAGCTGCTGTTGCCGCTTTCCCGCTTTGCCGAGGCCGCCGCGGTCGGCATCGTCAATGTCGCGACCGACCAGACCGGCACGCCGCGCTTCATCCCGCTGATCTCGCGTGCCGCAGACCGGCTGGATCCGGCTTTTCCGCTGCGTGCCGCGTCGGTGGCGCTCGGCGTCGATCCCACCATCGAACGCGACGCTATCATGCTCGGAAAGCTGCGTATTCCCACAGATATCGGCCAGCGTCTGCCGGTGACCTTCTATGGCGGGCACGGCAGCATAGCCACCTTCAGCGCCGCCGATGCGCTGGATGGCAAGCTTTCGCCGGATGCGGTCGCAGGCCGCATCGTCGTCATCGGTTCGACTGTCACCGGCGGCGGCGACGTCTTCCCGACGCCGTTCGATCCCGTCATGCCCGGCGTCGAGGTGATGTCGACGGCGATCACCCATCTTGTTACCGGTGACGGCATGGTGCGCGACCGAAGGATGCGGCTGATCGATGCCGCCACCGCCATCGGACTGCCGATCGTGCTCGTGTCGCTGGTCGCCTGGCGCCGGAGTGCGGCAGGCTATGTCATCATCGTGCTGACGCTGATCGTCTGGGCGATGCTCAATCTGTCGGCCTTCGCACATGGCTACTGGCTGAGTGCGGCGCTGCCGATCGCCGCAGCGCTGCCGCCGGCGCTGGCTTATGGCGCGGCCGAACTTTGGCTTGACCGCGGCCGCGCCCGTCATTTCGCCGAGCAGAGCGCGCTCCTGCAGCGCATCGAGGCGCCCGGGCTCGGCGAGTGGCTGGCGCGCGATCCGAATTTCCTTGCCGCGCCGGTGCGCCAGAACGCCGCCGTCATCTTCATCGATCTCTCGGGCTTCACGGGCCTCAGCGAAAATGTCGGGCCGGTGGCGGTGAGCGAGATGCTGAGCGGCTTCTTCGAACTGGTCGACGAGGAGGCGCGCGCCCATGGTGGCGCCATCACCAGCTTCATGGGAGACGGGGCGATGATCCTGTTTGGCCTGCCGGAGCCTGCCGATGACGACGCCGCCCGCGCCGCTGCGTGCGCGGTCAGACTCTGCGAGCGCACAAGGGCCTGGCTTCAAGCGCATGCGGGCTTTGCCCAGAAGAAGATTGGCTTCAAGGTCGGCGCCCATTGCGGCCCGATCGTCGCCTCGCGGTTGGGCACCGGCGACCGGCAGCAGATCACGGCGGCAGGCGATACCATCAATGTCGGCAGCCGGCTGATGGAGGTGGCCGCCCGCCACGGCGTCGAGCTGGCGCTGAGCGCCGAAATCGTCCGCGCCGCCGGTCCCGATAGCGTGCTCACGCAGTCCGGCCGGATGGAGGGACCGTTGGAAACGGCGCTGCGCGGCCGGGCAAGCCGCATCGACGCCTGGCTGTGGCGTAGCCGCACGCTTTGA